The proteins below are encoded in one region of Pacificitalea manganoxidans:
- the tssF gene encoding type VI secretion system baseplate subunit TssF encodes MNREFLDAYNRELKILYERSREFAEDYPGIAERLGGLTEDKLDPGLAGLLEGSAFLAARVQVKLQSEFGNFTNALLEQLLPNYLAPTPAAMVVQAAPNYGDQDLAAGISYPRGSYLDATYVEREQRVSCRFRLSAPLTLYSLDIDKADYLASPGPVQALGLDVHPETAAALRLRLCHRTTADLADPDAPRSSKGDTPAPVSQIACDTLPIHLTGNLAEMIALYEQIFANTVRITARYLDAQGDPVFVPCPSDMVAQIGFDDAEALFPEDDRFYAGFNLLRDFYVLPQKFVGLRLTGLRRVLARIPAPAVDLLFEFDRVQPKLSARIGPDNFRLYAAPAINLFEERCSRVRPDIRHHEHIVVPDSSPAVNYEVHRIQSVAAHYQGMRTKVPVYPIYSLPDDEIRPADALYYHIRRRPRRLSERERQFGYGGDYVGTETFLSLYEPAGLDEAARAQRLQVVALCSNRHLTQQLPIGQAQVDFRLTDDTTVGLACIAGPTRPRESIAQADRNSPRSGHQGEVMWRLINLLSFNHLGLQNRNSADPAGGLRELLALFADMGDAVSERQLRGIAGIESRPVTRSLFRDDGFHAARGTQVRLTFDERAFEGSGIMLLGAVLDRFFADYAHVNSFTETVLLSEQRGEVMRFPPRSGTGPLL; translated from the coding sequence ATGAACCGCGAATTCCTCGACGCCTATAATCGCGAATTGAAGATCCTCTACGAGAGGTCGCGCGAGTTCGCGGAGGATTATCCCGGCATCGCCGAGAGGCTCGGCGGGCTGACGGAGGATAAGCTCGACCCCGGTCTGGCCGGTCTGCTGGAAGGCTCCGCCTTTCTTGCCGCGCGGGTACAGGTCAAACTGCAAAGCGAGTTCGGCAATTTCACCAACGCGCTGCTGGAGCAGTTGCTGCCGAATTATCTGGCCCCCACCCCTGCGGCGATGGTGGTTCAGGCCGCCCCCAATTACGGCGATCAGGATCTGGCGGCGGGCATATCCTATCCGCGCGGCAGCTATCTGGACGCGACCTATGTGGAACGTGAACAGCGGGTGTCTTGCCGGTTTCGCCTGTCGGCGCCGCTGACGCTCTACAGCCTCGATATCGACAAGGCAGACTATCTCGCCTCACCCGGTCCGGTGCAGGCGCTGGGGCTGGACGTGCATCCCGAAACCGCCGCCGCGCTGCGTCTGCGTCTGTGCCACCGCACCACCGCGGACCTTGCCGATCCCGACGCCCCTCGCAGCAGCAAGGGCGACACACCCGCGCCCGTGTCCCAAATCGCCTGCGATACGCTGCCCATCCACCTGACCGGCAACCTTGCCGAGATGATCGCGCTTTATGAACAGATCTTTGCCAACACGGTGCGGATCACGGCGCGGTATTTGGATGCGCAGGGCGATCCGGTGTTTGTCCCCTGTCCGTCGGATATGGTGGCGCAGATCGGATTTGACGATGCGGAGGCGCTGTTTCCCGAGGATGACCGGTTCTACGCGGGGTTCAATCTGCTGCGCGATTTCTATGTGCTGCCGCAGAAATTCGTGGGCCTGCGCCTGACCGGCCTACGCCGGGTTCTGGCCCGCATTCCCGCACCGGCTGTCGATCTCCTGTTCGAATTCGACCGCGTGCAGCCCAAACTCAGCGCGCGCATCGGCCCGGATAATTTCCGGCTCTATGCCGCGCCGGCCATCAACCTGTTCGAAGAGCGCTGTTCGCGCGTGCGCCCCGATATTCGCCATCACGAACATATCGTCGTGCCCGACAGTTCCCCGGCGGTGAATTACGAGGTGCATCGCATCCAATCGGTCGCCGCGCATTATCAGGGGATGCGGACCAAGGTGCCGGTCTATCCGATCTATTCGCTGCCTGACGATGAAATTCGCCCTGCTGACGCGCTCTATTATCATATCCGGCGGCGGCCCCGGCGGCTGAGCGAGCGCGAGCGGCAATTTGGCTATGGCGGCGATTATGTCGGCACCGAAACCTTTCTGTCGCTTTACGAGCCCGCCGGTCTGGACGAGGCCGCCCGCGCGCAGCGGTTGCAGGTCGTCGCGCTCTGTTCCAATCGGCATCTAACCCAGCAATTGCCTATCGGGCAGGCGCAGGTGGATTTCCGGCTGACGGATGACACCACTGTCGGACTTGCCTGCATCGCCGGGCCCACGCGCCCGCGCGAGTCGATTGCGCAGGCGGACCGCAACAGTCCCCGCAGCGGACATCAGGGCGAGGTTATGTGGCGGCTCATCAATCTGCTGAGCTTCAACCACCTTGGGCTTCAGAACCGCAACAGCGCCGACCCGGCAGGCGGGCTGCGGGAGTTGCTGGCGCTTTTTGCCGATATGGGCGACGCGGTGAGCGAACGGCAGTTGCGCGGCATCGCGGGGATCGAAAGCCGCCCCGTCACCCGGTCGCTTTTTCGCGATGATGGCTTTCACGCCGCGCGGGGCACGCAGGTGCGGCTGACCTTTGACGAGCGCGCGTTCGAAGGATCGGGCATCATGCTGCTGGGTGCGGTGCTGGACCGGTTTTTTGCTGATTATGCCCATGTGAACAGCTTTACCGAAACCGTGCTTCTGTCCGAACAACGCGGCGAGGTGATGCGCTTCCCGCCGCGCTCCGGCACGGGGCCGTTGTTGTGA
- a CDS encoding type VI secretion system baseplate subunit TssE, whose amino-acid sequence MASTPYRTGSGRSGDAATAAQRPGTQLQIPLMYAFREAAAAKDARTPSNDYRDGERVLSERGALRRRGANEAQLRRNLEIDLVQLANTINLEACEDLDGYEYVRRSVLNYGLIDLSDMTSEDLRLRELSRRLARALVAHEPRFVEATLSVKMRREFDEVHQKIAFDVHAEMACKPVDIPMEFVAEIDVGSGKLNFTNLSATP is encoded by the coding sequence ATGGCCAGCACTCCCTACAGAACCGGCTCCGGCAGGTCCGGCGATGCCGCGACTGCCGCGCAGCGACCGGGCACCCAGTTGCAGATCCCGTTGATGTACGCGTTCCGCGAAGCTGCCGCGGCCAAGGATGCCCGCACACCGTCCAACGACTACCGTGACGGCGAACGGGTGCTGAGCGAACGTGGCGCGCTGCGCAGGCGCGGCGCGAACGAGGCCCAGCTTCGCCGCAACCTCGAAATCGATCTGGTGCAGCTTGCCAACACCATCAATCTGGAGGCCTGCGAGGATCTGGACGGCTATGAATATGTCCGCCGCTCCGTCCTCAATTACGGGCTGATCGACCTGTCCGACATGACCTCGGAAGATTTGCGCCTGCGCGAGTTGAGCCGCCGCCTTGCCCGCGCGCTGGTGGCCCATGAACCCCGGTTCGTGGAAGCAACCCTAAGTGTGAAGATGCGCCGCGAATTTGACGAGGTGCACCAAAAGATCGCCTTCGACGTCCATGCCGAGATGGCGTGCAAGCCGGTGGATATCCCGATGGAGTTCGTGGCCGAGATCGACGTGGGCTCGGGCAAGCTGAACTTCACCAACCTCTCTGCCACGCCATGA
- a CDS encoding Hcp family type VI secretion system effector, with protein sequence MAVDMFLIIEGVTGETQDKKYKGKGIDIDSWSLGMSQSGTMHRGGGGGAGKVSVSDISFTKQVDRSSPNLIIKCCKGEHYSSAKLIARKAGSNPLEYFVVEMTDVLVSSYSTGGSSGGDTVTESVTLNFRKFKITYTPQKLDGTPESGIDAEFNIAENG encoded by the coding sequence ATGGCTGTTGATATGTTCCTTATCATTGAGGGCGTAACCGGGGAAACCCAGGACAAGAAGTATAAAGGCAAGGGCATCGACATCGACAGCTGGTCGCTGGGCATGAGCCAGTCCGGCACGATGCATCGCGGTGGCGGCGGTGGCGCGGGCAAGGTGTCGGTTTCCGATATTTCGTTCACCAAGCAGGTCGATCGCTCCTCGCCGAACCTGATCATCAAATGCTGCAAGGGCGAGCATTACTCCTCGGCCAAGCTGATCGCGCGCAAGGCGGGCTCCAACCCGCTGGAGTATTTCGTGGTCGAGATGACGGATGTGCTGGTGTCGTCCTATTCCACGGGCGGCTCCTCGGGCGGCGATACGGTGACCGAAAGCGTCACGCTGAACTTCCGCAAGTTCAAGATCACCTACACCCCGCAGAAGCTCGACGGCACGCCGGAATCCGGCATCGACGCCGAATTCAACATCGCCGAAAACGGCTGA
- the tssC gene encoding type VI secretion system contractile sheath large subunit yields MSTEAQQEAPAAGGAVSELDDFSALLKQNFKPRSDSAATEVENAVQTLVKEALADQNVIKEDIIDTVDEMIAKLDQKLTAQVNEILHHEEYQKVESAWRGLHYCVMNSEPDASMKIKVLNVSKKELERELRSYPGAKWDQSPLFKRIYEAEFGQLGGQPYGALVGDFYFDHSPADVRLLRDLGKIAAASHAPFISSASAGLLGMDSWNELNNPTDLASIFETPEYAAWKSLRESENSRYVALTAPRVLAREPYGQDSLPVEAFNFEEETDGHTGEKYAWMNAAYTMAANIARAHKDYGWTVRIRGVQAGGEVINLPTHTFKTDDGAVDMKCPTEIAITDRREAEMSKIGMIGLVHRKNSDKAAFIGAQSLYKPKSYVDPQATASDNLSSRLPYIFAVSRFSHYLKCMVRDQIGMTREKEQLQRSLQTWIAQYIDGDPKNSSEETKARRPLAGAEIMVVEDEENPGYYMGKFFLRPHFQMEGMDIGMSLVSRLPSGT; encoded by the coding sequence ATGTCCACCGAAGCCCAACAGGAAGCCCCGGCCGCCGGCGGCGCCGTCTCCGAGCTTGACGATTTTTCCGCCTTGCTGAAACAGAATTTCAAACCCCGTTCCGACAGCGCCGCGACCGAGGTCGAGAACGCGGTGCAGACGCTGGTCAAGGAAGCGCTCGCCGATCAGAATGTCATCAAGGAAGACATCATCGACACCGTCGATGAGATGATCGCGAAGCTGGATCAGAAGCTGACCGCGCAGGTCAACGAGATCCTGCATCACGAGGAATACCAGAAGGTCGAAAGCGCGTGGCGCGGGCTGCATTACTGCGTGATGAATTCCGAGCCCGACGCCTCGATGAAGATCAAGGTGCTCAACGTCTCCAAGAAGGAACTTGAGCGCGAGCTGCGCAGCTATCCCGGTGCGAAATGGGATCAGTCGCCCCTGTTCAAGCGGATTTACGAGGCCGAGTTCGGCCAGCTTGGCGGACAGCCCTACGGTGCGCTGGTCGGGGATTTCTACTTCGATCACTCCCCCGCCGATGTGCGCCTGCTGCGCGATCTGGGCAAGATCGCCGCCGCCAGCCATGCGCCGTTCATATCGTCCGCCAGCGCGGGCCTGTTGGGGATGGACAGCTGGAACGAGTTGAACAACCCCACCGATCTGGCCTCGATCTTTGAGACGCCGGAATATGCCGCGTGGAAATCCCTGCGCGAAAGCGAAAATTCCCGCTACGTCGCGCTGACCGCGCCGCGGGTTCTGGCGCGCGAACCTTATGGCCAGGACAGTCTGCCGGTGGAGGCGTTCAACTTCGAGGAGGAGACCGACGGTCACACCGGCGAGAAATACGCATGGATGAACGCGGCCTACACGATGGCCGCCAATATCGCCCGCGCGCATAAAGATTACGGTTGGACCGTGCGCATTCGCGGTGTGCAGGCCGGGGGCGAGGTGATCAACCTGCCGACCCACACGTTCAAGACCGATGACGGCGCGGTGGACATGAAATGCCCCACCGAGATTGCCATCACCGACCGGCGCGAGGCCGAAATGTCCAAAATTGGCATGATCGGGCTGGTGCATCGCAAAAACAGCGACAAGGCCGCGTTTATCGGGGCACAGTCCCTGTATAAACCGAAAAGCTATGTCGATCCGCAGGCGACAGCGTCCGACAATCTAAGCTCCCGCCTGCCCTACATTTTTGCGGTCAGCCGCTTCAGCCATTACCTGAAGTGCATGGTCCGCGACCAAATTGGGATGACCCGCGAGAAGGAGCAGCTGCAACGCAGCCTGCAGACGTGGATCGCCCAATATATCGACGGCGATCCCAAGAACTCCAGCGAGGAAACCAAGGCCCGCAGGCCTCTCGCCGGAGCGGAGATCATGGTCGTCGAGGACGAGGAGAACCCCGGTTATTACATGGGCAAGTTCTTCCTGCGTCCGCACTTCCAGATGGAAGGCATGGATATCGGCATGTCGCTGGTGTCCCGACTGCCCTCTGGCACCTGA
- the tssB gene encoding type VI secretion system contractile sheath small subunit, with protein MSDSATRFIKRNRPPRVNISYADPYDSDKNVELPFVMGVMADLSGNASDVEKDPMAERNFTQVDTENFDDYMASVAPGVSFNVDNKLGDAEGEKLGVKLDFAKMADLDPGEIAKQVPALRKLLDARDELANLQRYMNGKSAAQDQLKALLSDPKLMELLQQKAPDAEGGDDASN; from the coding sequence ATGTCTGACTCAGCGACACGCTTCATTAAGCGCAATCGCCCGCCACGGGTGAACATCTCCTACGCAGACCCTTATGACAGCGACAAGAACGTCGAACTGCCCTTTGTGATGGGCGTGATGGCGGACCTGTCGGGCAATGCGTCCGACGTCGAAAAAGACCCGATGGCCGAGCGGAATTTTACGCAGGTCGATACGGAAAACTTCGACGATTACATGGCCTCGGTCGCGCCCGGCGTGTCGTTCAACGTGGACAACAAACTGGGCGACGCGGAGGGCGAGAAGCTGGGCGTGAAACTCGACTTCGCCAAGATGGCCGATCTCGACCCCGGCGAAATCGCCAAGCAGGTGCCCGCATTGCGCAAGCTGCTCGATGCGCGTGACGAACTGGCCAACCTGCAACGCTACATGAACGGCAAATCCGCCGCTCAGGACCAGCTGAAAGCGCTGCTTTCGGACCCCAAGCTGATGGAGCTTCTGCAACAGAAGGCTCCCGACGCCGAAGGTGGAGACGACGCGTCCAATTGA
- a CDS encoding type VI secretion system protein TssA: MRFDRFLEPISADDPCGPDLLLDDDDGYIEYYFEAIDRVPMRYILNSDTGETFDRRSIDWKAEWAQIEPLLERSRDIRLLVLDAKFQILCGRIIPFTEAVSAIAALLEAQWQAVIPLIEEGDPTERKNQLELLDDRSSVVMPLQHAPLIRDRRLDQITYRDYLVASGQAEPRANETPRDASALTAALQSAENAEQVDALHAALSGARQAVEQIGLMCRSADGGPFAPQLDTLTEVLEQMTGFLAAARPDLSDAAPAEDSAEGDAPDGAPDSPDTPAAAMPAAPSRPVGAVSSQTGAKAALLAVETYYAHHEPSSPALLLIRQARLLIGRPLTEAIDTLLPDVSEHARIDFGTETGFRMSVHKMRMLADEAGDIPPQTTPRRTVLTLPPPRGRRPER, from the coding sequence ATGCGATTTGACAGATTTCTTGAGCCGATTTCGGCGGATGACCCTTGCGGCCCTGACCTGCTGCTGGACGATGATGACGGGTATATCGAATATTACTTCGAAGCGATCGACCGCGTCCCGATGCGCTACATCCTCAATTCCGACACGGGCGAGACATTCGACCGGCGCAGCATCGACTGGAAGGCCGAGTGGGCGCAGATCGAACCGCTGCTGGAGCGCAGCCGCGACATTCGCCTGCTGGTGCTGGACGCCAAATTTCAAATCCTGTGCGGACGGATCATCCCGTTTACCGAGGCCGTGTCCGCCATCGCCGCGCTGCTGGAGGCGCAATGGCAGGCGGTGATCCCGCTGATCGAGGAGGGCGACCCGACCGAGCGCAAAAACCAGTTGGAACTGCTCGACGATCGGTCGTCGGTGGTGATGCCGTTGCAGCACGCGCCGCTGATCCGGGACCGGCGGCTGGATCAGATCACCTATCGCGACTATCTTGTGGCCTCCGGTCAGGCGGAGCCGCGGGCCAATGAAACCCCGCGCGATGCAAGCGCGCTGACCGCCGCGCTGCAATCGGCCGAGAACGCGGAGCAGGTCGACGCGCTGCACGCCGCGTTGAGCGGGGCACGGCAGGCGGTGGAGCAGATCGGCCTGATGTGCCGCAGCGCCGATGGTGGCCCTTTCGCCCCGCAACTCGACACGCTGACCGAAGTGCTGGAACAGATGACCGGCTTCCTCGCTGCGGCGCGGCCTGATCTGAGCGATGCGGCCCCGGCGGAGGACAGCGCGGAGGGCGACGCCCCCGACGGCGCGCCCGACAGCCCCGACACGCCCGCCGCCGCGATGCCCGCCGCCCCGTCCCGGCCCGTGGGCGCGGTCAGCAGCCAAACGGGCGCGAAGGCGGCGCTGCTGGCGGTGGAGACCTATTACGCGCACCATGAGCCATCGTCGCCGGCGCTGCTGCTGATCCGGCAGGCGCGGCTGTTGATCGGACGCCCCCTGACCGAAGCGATCGACACGCTGCTGCCCGATGTATCCGAACACGCGCGGATCGATTTCGGTACCGAAACCGGGTTTCGGATGAGCGTGCACAAGATGCGGATGCTGGCGGATGAGGCGGGCGACATTCCCCCCCAGACGACGCCGAGGAGGACAGTCCTGACTTTGCCGCCGCCACGCGGACGGAGGCCGGAACGCTGA
- a CDS encoding OmpA family protein, which translates to MRTIILSTAILAASFAPAFAEDPYTADEVVEFLADSVDLGLQRGICIGTAEECTPAKPKGLDMLVNFELDSAELTDSARQNLAIFAEALKDQRLDRAQFVVEGHTDARGGLGYNDGLSDERAAAVKSYLTELGVQEDRLTAMGLGETQPRTDDPLDPENRRVELRIDLQ; encoded by the coding sequence ATGCGTACCATTATTCTGTCTACCGCCATCCTTGCCGCCAGCTTCGCCCCCGCCTTCGCGGAGGACCCTTATACAGCGGATGAAGTTGTTGAATTTCTGGCAGATTCCGTTGATCTCGGCTTGCAGCGCGGCATCTGCATCGGCACTGCCGAGGAATGCACCCCGGCCAAGCCCAAAGGGCTGGACATGCTGGTCAATTTCGAACTCGACAGCGCCGAGTTGACCGACTCCGCGCGCCAGAACCTCGCTATTTTTGCCGAAGCGCTGAAGGATCAACGGCTTGACCGGGCGCAGTTCGTTGTCGAAGGCCATACCGACGCGCGCGGTGGTCTGGGCTACAATGACGGGCTGTCGGATGAACGTGCGGCGGCGGTGAAAAGCTACCTTACCGAATTGGGGGTGCAGGAAGACCGGCTGACCGCGATGGGATTGGGCGAAACCCAACCGCGCACCGACGATCCGCTCGACCCTGAAAACCGCCGCGTGGAACTGCGGATCGATCTTCAGTGA
- the tagH gene encoding type VI secretion system-associated FHA domain protein TagH: protein MTLTLRIDNLSHLPDGGPIEFRAEGRGFEIGRDPAMDWTLPDPNRFVSSCHLEVRYQDDAYWLYDVSTNGTFVNGGTSRMKSPHQLRHDDRLQIGHYVVRVDLQAAQATAPSHAGFGNAGFDSAGFGAPAPAPASSGGDIWSLGGGGSSGGASSGAFGQDFSPRGMPRQSDFGDEHIPMGGFGGPPVAPARPAPVPAESDGGSPFGAAPGASPAPTAPERTPHPGAGMGAGTGPGENASPFAAAPPPPVAAPTAPDPSTPPAPPAQALPPSGGFGAPPPSSRAAPVPPPSPVPPGPGTGDAALLRAICEGAGLAPDALDGVDPAVAGQEIGRALRVVAGELTALLKARDANKLLIRSGSRTMLNHEANNPLKFIPTPEEALEVMFGRGRPGYQRGTEALTAAFRDVNRHQYALYAAIQPALAELLEDISPEAIEEKTGGGRFGRSSKSWELFVERWDAMTHQHDNGMLDVFLNYFAEAYDKASNSR, encoded by the coding sequence ATGACCCTGACGCTTCGCATCGACAATCTGAGCCACCTGCCAGACGGCGGGCCTATCGAATTCCGCGCGGAGGGGCGCGGGTTCGAGATCGGACGCGACCCGGCGATGGACTGGACCCTGCCTGATCCCAATCGGTTCGTTTCCTCCTGCCATCTGGAGGTCCGCTATCAGGACGACGCCTATTGGCTCTATGATGTGTCGACCAACGGCACGTTCGTGAATGGCGGCACAAGCCGGATGAAAAGCCCCCACCAATTGCGCCATGACGACCGGCTGCAGATCGGGCATTACGTCGTCCGCGTGGATCTACAGGCAGCGCAGGCCACCGCGCCGAGCCACGCGGGCTTTGGCAATGCCGGGTTCGACAGCGCCGGGTTCGGCGCGCCGGCCCCTGCGCCTGCATCCTCGGGCGGGGATATCTGGTCATTGGGCGGCGGCGGCAGTAGCGGGGGCGCCAGCAGCGGGGCGTTCGGGCAAGATTTCTCCCCCCGTGGCATGCCCCGCCAAAGCGATTTCGGCGATGAGCATATCCCGATGGGCGGCTTTGGCGGGCCGCCGGTGGCCCCGGCCCGGCCTGCGCCAGTCCCGGCAGAAAGTGACGGCGGCTCGCCGTTTGGAGCCGCGCCGGGCGCGTCCCCCGCCCCCACAGCGCCGGAGCGCACGCCGCATCCGGGCGCAGGGATGGGCGCAGGCACGGGACCGGGGGAAAATGCCTCCCCCTTTGCCGCTGCACCGCCGCCCCCCGTCGCCGCGCCGACCGCCCCGGACCCGTCCACGCCGCCCGCCCCGCCCGCGCAGGCGCTGCCGCCCAGCGGGGGCTTTGGCGCGCCGCCACCCAGCAGCCGCGCGGCCCCGGTCCCGCCGCCTAGCCCCGTGCCGCCTGGCCCCGGCACCGGTGACGCGGCCCTGCTGCGCGCGATCTGCGAGGGTGCGGGGCTTGCACCCGACGCGCTGGACGGGGTGGACCCCGCCGTGGCCGGGCAGGAAATCGGCCGCGCGCTGCGTGTCGTTGCAGGGGAATTGACCGCGCTGCTGAAAGCGCGCGACGCCAATAAGCTGCTGATCCGCTCCGGCAGCCGCACCATGCTCAACCACGAAGCCAACAACCCGCTGAAATTCATCCCCACCCCGGAGGAGGCGCTGGAGGTCATGTTCGGACGGGGCCGCCCCGGCTACCAACGCGGGACCGAGGCGCTGACCGCTGCGTTCCGCGATGTGAACCGGCACCAGTATGCGCTTTACGCCGCGATCCAGCCTGCGCTGGCGGAATTGCTCGAAGATATCTCCCCCGAAGCGATCGAGGAGAAAACCGGCGGCGGACGGTTCGGGCGCAGTTCGAAATCATGGGAACTGTTCGTCGAACGGTGGGACGCGATGACCCACCAGCACGATAACGGGATGCTCGACGTGTTCCTGAACTATTTCGCCGAAGCCTATGACAAGGCCTCGAACAGCCGCTGA
- a CDS encoding DUF6931 family protein, with translation MKRKNLRFEVARELFDALPQIEDDMKARPAEQDSIPFVEELAHSPTPEEAITFCAYVLPRRFAVWWGHECLRSRAALLTAADEELLELAAAWVANPDEDSRYAALDRAMDGSPMTCGSWIAVAAGWSGGSMVGPDLPPVPPAPHMTARAVNAGILTLLAQIEVAERVDTLRRFVRMAVMLTEDA, from the coding sequence GTGAAACGCAAGAACCTGAGGTTCGAGGTGGCGCGTGAGCTGTTCGATGCGTTGCCGCAGATCGAAGATGACATGAAGGCCCGCCCCGCCGAGCAGGACAGCATCCCCTTTGTCGAGGAACTGGCCCATAGCCCCACCCCCGAGGAGGCGATCACCTTTTGCGCCTATGTGCTGCCCCGGCGCTTTGCCGTGTGGTGGGGGCATGAATGCCTGCGCAGCCGCGCCGCGCTGCTGACCGCCGCCGACGAGGAATTGCTGGAACTTGCCGCCGCTTGGGTGGCCAATCCCGACGAGGACAGCCGCTATGCCGCGCTTGACCGGGCGATGGATGGCTCGCCCATGACCTGCGGCAGTTGGATCGCCGTGGCGGCGGGCTGGTCCGGCGGCTCGATGGTCGGGCCGGACCTGCCGCCCGTGCCCCCCGCCCCGCACATGACCGCGCGGGCCGTCAATGCCGGTATTCTCACGCTGCTGGCGCAGATCGAGGTGGCCGAGCGGGTCGACACCCTACGCCGCTTTGTCCGGATGGCGGTGATGCTGACCGAGGATGCGTGA